AGCGATAGACTGCCATGCGCCATTCAGCCAATAGTAAAAGGCATTTTCGTCACTATCATATACCATCAATCCATTTTCAGCATTCCCCAATTGGGAAATAAATGAATTGGCAGTACGTTGGCTGGTGGACATTTTTGGAATCAATAAGCCCTGATTGTTTCCAGGGCTTACCAATTCTAAAACAGCATTAGGATTGGGTGATTCAGTGCCGATACCTACCGACTGGGCATTGACCAGATGGTTAAGGCAACAAAAAACTAGAATCACCAAAGCTCGAGTAAAGATTTGAATTTTCATCAATTAGGTTCATTAAGGTTTTACACTTCTCCCTTGGGACACCGGGAAATACTTAGTGCAAATTCCTACGAAACCTAATGTTTTTACCTATCCTTATGGGATAGTTCTGTCCTACCCCACCGGGTAGTTTGTCTAAAAACCAGCCTTGAAAGCTGAATATTCGACAAAATCCTGACAAAAAGCTTTAAAATCCTGCCAAACTAGAATAATTCTTCTTCTCGCTCTAACATCAAGATAGAAGACTGCGGTACGATGAAATATTTCTCTTTTTCATACATTACCTCAAAAGATTCCTTCTGTAAAAAGATCGCCAGGTCACCTTCCCTTGCCTGCAATGGAATGTACTTCACCTTTTCTTCTTCTGGTTTCCAATCCTCTTCTTCTGCGGCCATTGGAATTGGATAGCCGGGACCTGCTTTTACTATATACCCACTCTGAATTTTTTCTTTTTCTCTCACACCTGGAGGCAATAGCAACCCACTATCGGTTTTTTCCGCTGCCTTCTTAGGTCGGATGAGTACGCGATCCCCTACTACTATTAGATTCTTCAACTTGTTGTCTGCTGTCAATTCCATCACGTTATATTTTTGAATCGCAAAATTAGTTTCTTGCTGAAAATTCTAAAATGCTTTTTGTGGGAATAAAACCTCTAAAAATGACCTCAACTCTAAACAATACTTCAGGACCTTTTTTTGGATTGATTATAAAAAAGAAATTTACGCTGCATTAAAACGAAAAGTGTAACTTCAATTCATTCAAATCATTAATTTTATCGGTCAACATAAGGCAACAGAGTGAAATACAGCATTGAGAACGAGTTATTCAAAGTTGAGGTCAAGGAACAGGGAGCTGAACTTTGTAGCATGCAATCGAAGAAAACAGGTAGAGAGTACATCTGGCAGGCTGACCCAGAAATTTGGGGTAGCTCAGCACCTGTACTATTTCCTAACATAGGCAATTTGAAAGGAGGAGAGTATCTCTTCAATGGCCAAAAATATCAACTTCCCAAACATGGTATTGTTCGTAACAATCCCAAGGTGTCGTTGATCAACAAGTCTCAAAGCAGAATTTCCTTTAGTCTGGGTCATGACGAAGAAAGTTTGAAGATCTTTCCTTTCGAGTTTGAATTCAAAATCAATTTTCTTCTCAATGGCAACAGACTTCAGGTTTTTCATGAAGTAGTAAATACAGGCAAAGACCCTATGATCTTTTCACTAGGTGGCCATCCTGCCTTTAATTGTCTTTGGGAAGAAGGCGAAAAGCTATCCGACTACTTCATCGAATTTGCCAAAGCGGAAACTGCCTCAATCGCTCAACTGGGAGATAATGGTCTGTTAAAAAAGAAAGAAATCCCCTTTCTCAAAGACCAAAAAGATCTGTTTCTGAACGAAAGCCTTTTTGACAATGATGCATTGATATTTACGGAACTAAATTCATCAGAAATAGCAATCAAGTCCAAAAAGAGCAAAACCAAAATCCAAATGAACTTTGGAGATTTTCCGTTTCTAGGAATATGGTCGAAACCTAAAGCTCCTTACGTTTGTCTGGAGCCGTGGGACGGACTACCTGATTATGAAGACAGCAATCAGGAATGGCAAAAGAAGATTGGTAATCATAAATTGATGCCAGGCAATACTTACTATGCCTCCTACCAAATCCAGATATTAGAGGACAAATAATAATCGAATATGTTTATAATCAACCTAAGCTACAAAGTACCTCTGGATACTGTAGACCAGCATTTGCATGATCATGTCAGTTATTTAAATGAAAACTATGCCGCTGGAAATTTCCTTGCTTCTGGAAGAAAAGAACCCCGAACAGGAGGAATCATTTTGGCTAAAGCCAACAGTCTGAAAGAATTAGAGACAATAATCGCAAAGGATCCCTTTCATCAACATGAGCTTGCCGACTATGAGATCACCGAATTTGTGGCGAGCAGAGCAGGTGACGGCCTAGAAAGTCTGATTAACAAGTAAAAAAGCAGCCCCTTTCGAGGCTGCTTATGTTGTTGTGAAATCACTTGAATTATCGAACAATTATTTTTCGTTTTGCTATCAGACGTGCATTTTCATCCACAATTTGTAGCAAATACAATCCTGGGTTCAGTCCAGTAAGGTTAAGGCTATTACCAGCAGAACTCAATGGACTTCTTTTCATCATCTGACCCTGGAGATCAAAAAGCATTAACTCACCCCCTTCTACTCCTGCCACTCGAATGAAATCACGGGCAGGATTTGGATAAACTGTTACCAAGTTTTGCTTATCAATGGTTGAAAGAATCGCCTCAAGGATGATAAAAGTAGCAGTGGCTTGCCCTTCATAATTGACATCATCAATAGTGGCGACTACCTCATAGCTTCCTTCTTCCGTCGGAACAGTGACATCTCCATTGAAAGTAATATTCAGCGTAAGTCCTGAAGGATCTGTAGTCACTGTGGGCATCAATGCTTCACCCGTAGCATGTTGTTCAAGATCAGCAAAAGTTATAATGGCAGTAGCTTTACCAATCGTCAGATTAGCCTCTGTATAGGTTATATTATAGTTGTTGGATTCAGCACCTGACAAAGTGATAGGATAGCTACCTACATCGCTATCACTAGTAGCCGTGGTAGAGACAACTGGTGGAGTGATTAAATCCACTTCGCTATCGCCATTGACAAAACCAGCATAAGAGTAGGTAAGTACTGGTACCTCTTCTCCATAAATCATGCTCTGATCATCAGCCGTCACACTCAACTCACTTGGATTGATAGTTAATTGTCCATTGACCATTGTGATTTGGTAGTTGCTCTGTGTGGCCACCGCTAAAGATCTACTAAGAGCAATACCATTTGACAATACGATATCATAGACTCCTACTTGTCCATCAGTATTCACATTGACAGAAGGAACATTCGACAAGTGACTCTCATCCTCCCCATTGACAAATCCTGTATAGGTAATGGTCAAGGTTGGCATTGCTGAACCATAAATCATCACCTGATCATCAGCAGTAGCCGTCAGTGGTGCAGGAGTTATTTCTAAAGTACCATCGACATAGACGAAAGTATAATTATCTGCTGATGCACCGGATACGGAAAGCACATAAGAACCCACCCCAGCATTGGCATTAGAAGTGACGGAGGGTAGCACATTCAAATTTTCTTCCGTTTCACCATTGACAAATCCCGCAATCGAGTAAGTAAATGAAGGAACAACCCCAGAATACTCATGGACTTGACTGTTCGCTGTAACAGTAAGCTCAGCGGGCACAACATCAAAGCTGACCTGTACCGGTGTAGCTGCATTGTATGTATCATCTCCTGACTGACTCGCCTCTACTATTATCGTCCCTACGCCAGTCACTGTCAAGGTCGAACCCGAAAGTGTAGCAGGACCTGAAACAATCGCATAGGAAACCGAAAGCCCTGATGCATCTGTAATAGCCATCAAATCAAAAGCCGATACCCCGTAATTTTTCGTCTCTATACTCGGGAAAGTAATGGTTTGATTCAATTTACCAATTACGGTCACGGTAGCATTGGCAGTCGATGAGTTGCCAGCATCATCCGTTACTGTCAATACAACTACATTCTCTCCTTCATTATCCCTGGTAAAAGCACTGACATCCAATGAGAGCACAAGGTTTTCGGGGGAAGTACAATTGTCTGATGAACCTGAATTGATCTGATCTGCTGTGATCGTGCCATTCCCTGATTGATCCAAGTTGATCGTGATGTCCTGAGTGACAGCTGTAGGTGCAGTTTGATCTCCGATCGTAATCTCATCAGTCATTTGATATCCACAGGCCGTTTGAGCCAGGGCACCTTCCACCCAATCAGTGGCGGGATCCATATTCGACAAAGCGCCATCATTTGTTCCCTTGCTATCCCCTAGTGTCGTGCCACTGCCTTCATTGAAATTATAGTAAGTCTGCAACCCTGTTTCTGCGCCCGTTAGTGCCGCGTTCATTTGACTGCTTATCTCTGAGGCTGTTCTGACGTCATTCCAAATCCTGACTTCATCCATTTTCCCTTCGAAGCTATCATTGCCATCTCCCCAGGCCAACACACGTCCGATGTTCAAAGTGGACCCAGTATTTTTAATCAATGAACCACCCGGGTTATGAGTAAAAACATTGCTTTGCTCCACTCCATCATAGTACACTTTTACACCTGATGTGCCGCCATCATAGCTGACAGCTATGTGTGTCCATCGGTTGCTTGGTGGCTTTGGATATTGAAAATAAGTCTGAGGTGAAGTTGTACGATTGAATACTATTGTCAAATAGCCCGTAGTGCCCTGAACATAAATTTCTAAATCGCTGGCACTGGCCGTCCCATAAGAAACCATACCATTAGAG
This is a stretch of genomic DNA from Reichenbachiella ulvae. It encodes these proteins:
- a CDS encoding co-chaperone GroES; translation: MELTADNKLKNLIVVGDRVLIRPKKAAEKTDSGLLLPPGVREKEKIQSGYIVKAGPGYPIPMAAEEEDWKPEEEKVKYIPLQAREGDLAIFLQKESFEVMYEKEKYFIVPQSSILMLEREEELF
- a CDS encoding aldose 1-epimerase family protein gives rise to the protein MKYSIENELFKVEVKEQGAELCSMQSKKTGREYIWQADPEIWGSSAPVLFPNIGNLKGGEYLFNGQKYQLPKHGIVRNNPKVSLINKSQSRISFSLGHDEESLKIFPFEFEFKINFLLNGNRLQVFHEVVNTGKDPMIFSLGGHPAFNCLWEEGEKLSDYFIEFAKAETASIAQLGDNGLLKKKEIPFLKDQKDLFLNESLFDNDALIFTELNSSEIAIKSKKSKTKIQMNFGDFPFLGIWSKPKAPYVCLEPWDGLPDYEDSNQEWQKKIGNHKLMPGNTYYASYQIQILEDK
- a CDS encoding YciI family protein translates to MFIINLSYKVPLDTVDQHLHDHVSYLNENYAAGNFLASGRKEPRTGGIILAKANSLKELETIIAKDPFHQHELADYEITEFVASRAGDGLESLINK
- a CDS encoding MBG domain-containing protein; this translates as MRKIYLNLFFLLLAFSVMGQVPTAGLVGEYRFSQGSYEDTAGDADLVATGTTLAPTDNRAGGANKALNLAGDYLQRSGFSHFDNTVSFWIKTTTNDTNKRVIIDQSERSSEAETSSQTGYYVYLQNGVVGVAGNFQWRKQVVNIVSGSVYEQTGFTGYLSTSATTNIADGNWHHVAVTIFTNGGERQNGTQIKATYKVYVDNVLEATQDQIYNAPDHSWSQVKRFTNAAYPVTIANSKDGNSTSNYREVIDDVRFYSSSLDATAVGNLFAETACVSSTGVNMLAQDITVTLNAEGAATITAEEVDNGSSDTCGDPVSLSLDISSFTCDNLGENTVTLTGEDAQGNLASTTAIVTIVPHIEAVDVTLALDETGNATLSIENVDTTPFSNCSSISYTFSQSDFTCTDIGTQSVTITANFGSGQTVDASVNLTIEDQAVPQIVVQNATVTLDASTNSANIVTADVSTSISDNCTTTPLITLSQSTFGCSELGENTVTITVTDDHGNVATADAVVTVLSPITDQALTASATDVCTDGSDSGITISTASSETGFNYFLRNSLDNSVIEGPIAGTGAALDFNVGALTESTTFNVFAEPNVTSDYALEFAKGNQQVVAGEDAAFNYDQGFTVEAWVNAPFNIANSNGMVSYGTASASDLEIYVQGTTGYLTIVFNRTTSPQTYFQYPKPPSNRWTHIAVSYDGGTSGVKVYYDGVEQSNVFTHNPGGSLIKNTGSTLNIGRVLAWGDGNDSFEGKMDEVRIWNDVRTASEISSQMNAALTGAETGLQTYYNFNEGSGTTLGDSKGTNDGALSNMDPATDWVEGALAQTACGYQMTDEITIGDQTAPTAVTQDITINLDQSGNGTITADQINSGSSDNCTSPENLVLSLDVSAFTRDNEGENVVVLTVTDDAGNSSTANATVTVIGKLNQTITFPSIETKNYGVSAFDLMAITDASGLSVSYAIVSGPATLSGSTLTVTGVGTIIVEASQSGDDTYNAATPVQVSFDVVPAELTVTANSQVHEYSGVVPSFTYSIAGFVNGETEENLNVLPSVTSNANAGVGSYVLSVSGASADNYTFVYVDGTLEITPAPLTATADDQVMIYGSAMPTLTITYTGFVNGEDESHLSNVPSVNVNTDGQVGVYDIVLSNGIALSRSLAVATQSNYQITMVNGQLTINPSELSVTADDQSMIYGEEVPVLTYSYAGFVNGDSEVDLITPPVVSTTATSDSDVGSYPITLSGAESNNYNITYTEANLTIGKATAIITFADLEQHATGEALMPTVTTDPSGLTLNITFNGDVTVPTEEGSYEVVATIDDVNYEGQATATFIILEAILSTIDKQNLVTVYPNPARDFIRVAGVEGGELMLFDLQGQMMKRSPLSSAGNSLNLTGLNPGLYLLQIVDENARLIAKRKIIVR